agcaaagggggtgaatacatatgcacgcaccacttttctgtttaattaatttttttatttttggaaataagttatttttttcatttcacttcaccaatttggactattttgtgtatgtccattacatgaaatccaaattaaaatcaagttaaattacaggttgtaatgcaacaaaataggaaaaccaccaagggggatgaatacttttgcagggcactgtatatatatatatatttttttttaaacaaacctttatttaactaagcaagagagttaagaacaaattcttattttcaatgacggcctaggaacagtgggataactgccttgttcaggggcagaacgacagatttttaccttgtcagctctgggatttgatcttgcaacctttcggttattagtccaatgctctaaccactaggctacctgccgtcccaaatatacacatacatatacatacatacaaatacacatacatgtataaatatatatatatatatatacagtggggagaacaagtatttgatacactgccgattttgcaggttttcctacttacaaagcatgtagaggtctgtaacaaaaatccagaaaatcacattgtatgatttttaagtaattaatttgcattttattgcatgacataagtatttgatacatcagaaaagcagaacttaatatttggtacagaaacctttgtttgcaattacagagatcatacgtttcctgtagttcttgactaggtttgcacacactgcagaagggattttgtcccactcctcacagatcttctccagatccttcaggtttcggggctgtcgctgggcaatacggagtttcagctccctccaaagattttctattgggttcaggtctggagactggctaggccactccaggaccttgagatgcttcttacggagccactccttagttgccatggctgtgtgcttcgtgtcgttgtcatgctggaagacccagccacgacccatcttcaatgctcttactgagggaaggaggttgttggccaagatctcgcgatacatggccccatccatcctcccctcaatacggtgcagtcgtcctgtcccctttgcagaaaagcatccccaaagaatgatgtttccacctccatgcttcacggttgggatggtgttcttggggttgtactcatacttcttcttcctccaaacacggcgagtggagttagaccaaaaagctctatttttgtctcatcagaccacatgaccttctcccattcctcctctggatcatccagatggtcattggcaaacttcagacaggcctggacatgcgcctgcttaagcagggggaccttgcgtgcgctgcaggattttaatccatgactgcgtagtgtgttactaatggttttctttgagactgtggtcccagctctcttcaggtcattgaccaggtcctgccgtgtagttctgggctgatccctcaccttcctcatgatcattgatgccccacgaggtgaaatcttgcatggagccccagaccgagggtgattgaccgtcatcttgaacttcttccattttctaataattgcgccaacagttgtttccttctcaccaagctgcttgcctattgtcctgtagcccatcccagccttgtgcaggtctacaattttatccctgatgtccttacacagctctctggtcttggccattgtggagaggttggaatctgtttgattgagtgtgtggacaggtgtcttttatacaggtaacgagttcaaacaggtgcagttaatacaggtaatgagtggagaacaggagggcttcttaaagaaaaactaacaggtctgtgagagccggaattcttactggttggtaggtgatcaaatacttatgtcatgcaataaaatgcaaatgaattatttaaaaatcatacaatgtgagtttctggatttttgttttagattccgtctctcacagttgaagtgtacctatgataaaaattacagacctctacatgctttgtaagtaggaaaacctgcaaaatcggcagtgtatcaaatacttgttctccccactgtatgtatgtatttttttattgtattttcctttattatttcccgcaaaccctaccacccctcccctagttggagtaaactaataaaggCTTACACAtagtatatacattttacggacacaatctATTTTTAATCCTTGCCTTCCTCTAACCTCCACCTTTCCAATCTATTTCTGTGAGTGTCGTTAGGCCTATTGTGTATGTTATGCTCCTAGCTATGTTAACTGGTATTTTTCTTACAAAGCGCTGTACTTCCCCTTGCTGTTGCCACCACTACTGTCATCATCAACAGGAAACGCAAGAGGAAGTttgctttctttcttttctcAGAGCTCTCAGAGAACGGACTAGCTTTTAAGATGTTAAAACATTCAAATGTATATGTTGCTGTTGTCTGGACTTCAGATCATACATAACTCTTGGTGGATGGATTTCATCACCTACCAGCCACTTGACATCACACGATTTCACAGAATCGTTTTTTTTCAACTTTTTCCCTCAGATAGCACTTGTGGTGGGTGTTGTTCTGCCTCTTTTCTGTGTTGTGAAAGAGTGATATCTTCCCATTTTATTTCTCTGAACACTGTTCAGGCTGCACACTTCCTCCGCACAGCGCCAGACAGAGCATTGCCAAGGGTGTCGCAGCGAGATACAAGGAGCCATTTTCTGACAGGCCTCAAAGTCAAACGTGCCTATGGATATGACTGCCCCGTAACAGAGGAGGTttcacagccagctgtctttcaaAGGAGTTTGTAAATATTTCATTTATATTCAGAAGACAGAGGGGAAACAATGAGTTTTGACAGAGTGCCATCCAAGTCAGAGGTCATGGGCTGGAATCCACACCAATTGTCAGACTACATGAGGAAGGTAAGTCATTTTCAGGTTAATTTTGCACCTTTTGTTGACAGTTCACAACCTgtaaaagctttccttaattctCTGTCATACAACATCATATTCAAAGCTGTTTCACAGTGTCCATATTaattctattttttatttattttttacagttgGAGTTAAGTGGATGTGACAAAGTCATCGTGAAATGTAACATAAATGGGCAAAGGTTCTTGGTAAGAAATATGAAGCAAATGTGTGTCCCTTTTCCCACGTGTTCCTAGTTGGACTGGAAGACAAAATAATTAATCTTTGGACTGTCATGTAATATATCACTTGATGGAAATACTTCATCTATCATTTTGTAGAACATGAGTGAAAATGACATTCAGAAATTCCCCAAAGTCCATTCACCGTGAGTATTTCATTCATTTCTCTTGAATTTTGTTAAACTGAACATTTCGACAATTACGTCAAACCATTTTTACATGCTCACATGGAAAACCAGCATTGGCACCAAGGTAAACTAAGCACCCTGAAAAAAGTACTCCACTTTTGGGTGGACCATTGTAAGGCAAAATGAAGACCACTCAGCCTCTTATGCCCCTGAACAATGAACATGTTGGGAagtatgattattacacaggGAGAGGAAACTATTCAACAGAGATAACCTTTTTTTTTAACATTAGTGTTTTAGGGCAGGAAACAGTAAAGAGGGAAGGAGGACGAGAAGGGATAGACAGATAAGGAGGAGAGTGGTAGGGTGCCTTATTTTAGAAGAACATTTGGAGAGCCAAAGAGTGACAATGAAATTTCAATCTACTTTTTAGATCCCACATCCTGTCACAGGCGGACTCAAATAGTACTCACCAATCACTGCTCACAATATTAAACATGTGACACGTGCTCAGAATACAATTATAAGGGAATTATTGACTGTGTCGATACGCGACTGTGTGACAAAAGATGGAAACACGGTTTGCCCCAATAGATGGTACCAGTATTGACTGCCACAATGTTGTCTGCTCTTTTTTACAGACTTATCTCCAAAATATGCTGTGAAATCAACAGGAAAGAAGAAAAAAGGCCATTCTTTACTAAAAGGTGTGCACTTCTTGCAATTCTTAGCTATTAAACTTTAGTAGTTTAATTCAAAGCAATATCCAAGCACAATCTTGCTCTCCTCTGTATTTTCTCCAGATCTGCAGCACCAAAATATCATGAACCAGGTATGTATTATTTAGAATTTGAAAGCATAGACCTTACCCTAGATCAAGTTATTATGATTGACATAGAAGCAATTGGACCATGATAAATGGGACATTTTACCATTCTACTGCAGATACTTCACAAGAGGTTCAGCCCTGGGGACCTGATGAATTTGTAAGTCTGTATTTGGCTATGTTACTTTACTGCATTCCATTCCTCCCTGTTTAGTTCATTTCAAGTCTTGTTCCTCTctggattatttattttttcatcagTATTTAACTTGGTTGTCTGTCACTCCCAGGATGAGGTGAGTGACGATGACTATGAAAGCCCAGATGCTGATGATGATGACGGCAGTGTGGGCGATTATGAGTCACCAACAGAGGGGCCGGAGGTTGGAGGTGAGGACAGTGACAACGACTATGAGCCACCTCCGTCTGAGCCGCCTGATGAGATTCCCCATAAACTCTGTGCTGCCACGCGCTTGGCTGACGATGACTACATTGGTACGGAGACATCAGTACAACACTGCCATGCAAAACTACTCTCACAAAGGACATATGTTGTCACTTTGTATTGTCCCACATTGATTacaatttgtgtgtgtatgtttgcgtctgtctgtctgtctgtctgtctgtctgtctgtctgtctgtctgtctgtctgtctgtctgtctgtctgtctgtctgtctgtctgtctgtctgtctgtttgtttgtttgtttgtttagatAGTACCCCGCACCGCGGTACAGCTACAGGgcaaccacctccaccacctcagcGCCCTGGGCCTGGTCCTCCACTCCCCTCCGCCAGTCGCCCTAGTGTGAGTATGTCCCCTCTGACTGCACCCCTCTTTCACTCCTCCACACTCTCTCCTTTCACTCTGTCCTTCATCATTACGTTAAACTCCTTGTTTCTGCAGCTAGTGGAGCCTCCCCCACCCAGAAGGGAGCAATCTCCCCAGCGCCCTGGCAGACTCCCCGGTAAGAGTAAGTGTACACTCTGGAATGTTAGTATCTCACTATAAATATAGCATTTGAACACTTTTTAGTCACTTGTattgatttttaccttgtctttTCATATTGTCTTTTAAAGTGCCCGCTCCTTTCTCAAGTGCTCCCCCTGCTCCACTAGTTGACCGCAGAATAAAGCCCACCAAACTGGAGCGAACAAACCTTAAGGAATCTCCAATACCAGGTACTCTCACACCAATCTTAACCTAGCAAGCAAAAGTTTACTACAGTAGTTGTCTGTTCTTACACCTGCTCTGTTTGTCCACACAGCAAGGAAGTTGAACACAACAGATAGGGTGAGAATTACATTTGATTATGTTCTAATTAGTCCTATATTGTGTCCAAACAACTTTCTTCTCATCCCTACATCATCGCTCAATGTCCAGTGAAGAcaaatatacacatatatattttATGTGCTTGCTGAAGTTAtatttagcttttttttttataactgTTATATTTAGCTTTTTTATTAACTGTATACATTTTATCTAGAAGCATGTCCACATGTGAGTGTTTAAAGGCCGTCCCAGAATCTTTACTAATTGTTTGAAATAGGTCGATTTCACAATGAAGTATATGACATGTTTGTTtttcctcacacacacagcctgctccaCATTTATGGAGGTAAAGAAGTCTTCTTTTTGGTGTATTGCTTTGCTTCATGTGACTTCTCTCAATTCTATTTCATGTCATTGACAATGCACCGCCTGCCATGTTTGAATTGTGACTGcacatgtgtatgtatatgtgccACATGGGTtgtacatacactcagttatataACTGTACCTTTTCTCAAGAAATTAAACAAGCTGTAACTGAAATGCTCACTACACTGACCAGTATGGGAACCTCTGACTTCGCATACCTTCTATttccaggcctcaggcagaagaGTGGAGTCCAGACCCTCCCAGGATGCCCaaacctcccctccctctgtcagCTAGAGTCATCAGGAGCAGCTCGTCGGTGGGCAACAACAGGTCTGCAATGCATCCAGCTTCCCTTCATGCTCCATACAGCACAGCCCCAGACACATTATGTCATATACACTACATATTAGCTGCTCCTTAAATAAACACACTGTGGTTGAATGGTTAGGGAAGTACAGTGCACTCCATCAGGAATACATGGGGTGGAGGAGTGGAATTGTGGTTGTTTAGTTAGCGGGAGCTATTTGAGCTGGGGTGAATCACTGCCACAGATCACTCCTTTGTAGGACCTTTGCTTGTGGTGCAAAGGAGAAGCTCTCTGCATCACAATGTGTGTATCATTTTAGTATTACCCTTCCAGTTTTCCGTCTGTGTTTCGTTTGATTTGTTGGCTGTTGCACATATTTGGCTAAATCTTTGTGCTCGCTTACTCAGTTTAACGCTAATTAGAAATATGCAAGTGAATATAACAACTCATTCATCTGTAATGTCCATTTCTGTTGCAGATTTGTGCCTGATGCAAGAAATGAGGTTAGACTATTTCACTGGATCACCACAATGGTggaagtttttattttttattttacctttattttaccaggtaagttgactgagaacacattctcatttacagcaacgacctgagGAATAgttacagcagagaggagaggggatgaatgAGTCAATTGTAAgccggggatgattaggtgaccgtgatggtatgagggccagattgggaatttgtccaggacaccagggttaacactcctactcttacgataaatgccatgggatctttagggaccacagagagtcaggacacccgttaaaagtcccatctgaaagacggcaccctacacagggcaatgtccccaatcacttcCCTGGggcattgttgttgttttttttagaccagagggaaGGGTGCAGCATCTGGTTCATCCAGGGACCAACatggaccaaccctgcttagcttcagaagcaagccagcagtgagaTGCAGGGTGCTAATAATGATTTTGAAATTGTGTATTTAGCTTCACTTAACCCCTATTTATTcctggttctaacatgcgtcctttgtcctgatcttgtccacattatGATTGTGCCCATATTTTTTGACAGGTGTAGTAAGAAAATAAAAGacacattgtgatctgattgtgatcagatcttcctgaccactcattgtgtctggatatcttGTAAGTGTAGATGGATCTGGATAGTGAAaacatttaaatcatcattatcccgccctctaaaatcattgacaggtggcatgtgtcttaaaataaataaatattattttgaaaggatATCCCTTCAAATAATGaccaggaaatctggtcacaatgcggACACAGTGGACGGataaaatacatatttaataCCATGTGTAGACACGTATCTGCAAAAGTGGGCACAATCAGAACGTGGACAAGGTCAAAACAAAGGActcatgttagcaccaggtataaacggggcttGAGAAAGGGCTGTAGTTCCACCTCATACTATGTTCCTCTCTTATGTCATCAACAGGTACGAAATGAAGGTAAGCCATTTTCTAAAAGCTTTTTCTTCTTGAACAAGGGAACTTTACATTATACTTCATCTTCATCCTGTTTTACCTTGAAGGACTATGCAGTATGTCTTTCATTCTCATAATGATTATATGTATCTCTTCTAGTGTCCATGGCCAAATCCTTCAACTCTAACACATTTCCTAGACCAGTGCTCCCTAGACCACCCTTGCATTCAGACTGGTAAGATCAGTTGTTTTGTCATGTCAAAGTTAGGAATGAAAATGGATCATATGGAGGACATAACTTTGCATAGGTGATGGAATTAAAAAGTTAACATTTGAATGGTAATCTGTAAACTCTTGTTTCATCTCTCTCCAGCTTGCCACCTAATATCGCTACAACTGCTTCAAGACTGCAGGCATgtgagtgttgtgttttcacttcGGGTCCCCATTGTCAAACACTACTCTGGTAAATTATACTGTGTGACTCACAACTGACAACTATGACTCACAACTGACAACTATGACTCACAACTGACAACTATGACTCACAACTTCTCGATTGATCATTGATTGGATTCTCCTTTGTCCTTTCTAAGCTTTCTCACACAGGAGCAAGATTATGCCCGTGCCGTCACCTGTGCAAGCTTCCATGCCCCCACCGGCAGACCTAGAGGATGAACAGGTGACCGCCTACCatacagacagaccgacagacagacagattctcGAATATGAACGTACTTACGTTGGACCTGCTCTAGTGATGCAATGACTTGCATAGCTCAGTAGGTGGTGACATTGTATTGTTCTTCTGAGGGAGTATTGTAGATTCTGGCTGCAGCCCCTAGTCTCAATTGCTGTGGTGTCTACGAGCAGAGCCCTTTGACTCTATGTGAGACAGTCAGCTCCTATTGAATCAATCAAATGTTTCAGTAGGCcctcatacagtactgtatgtgaaaAAAATTGTAATTTTGAGCATTTAATCAatcattcaatcaaatgtatttataaagcccttcttacatcagcaaaaatcacaaagtgctatacagaaacccagcctaaaaccccaaacagcaagcaatgcagatgtagaagcacgggggctaggaaaaactccctagaaaggcaggaacctaggaagaaacctagagaggaaccaggctctgaagggtggccagtcctcttctggctgtgccgggtagagattataagagtacatggccattaaggccagattgttcttgaagatgttcaaatgttcatagatgaccagcagggttgtagagggtgcaacaggtcagtacctcaggactaaatgtcagttagcttttcatagccgagcattcagaagttgagacagcaggtgcggtagagagagagagattttgaaaacagcaggtctgggacaaggtagtacGTCCGGTGAACATTGCCACAGGCAGAactgttgaaactggagcagcagcacgaccaggtggactggggacagccaggagtcatcaggccaagtagtcctgaggcatggtcctagagctcaggtcctccggtaggggagggacagagagagaattagagggagcatacttaaattcacacaggacaacagataagacaggagaattacaccagatacagtgcattcatttATTACGtgacagtcttattctaaaatggattaaatctttttttctcctcatcaatctacacagaataccccataatgacaaagcaaaaacatatttttttgaaatgtttgcaaatttagaagaagaaaaaaagaaagaaatatcacataagtatttagatcctttactcagtactttgttgaagcacctttggcagtgattacagcctcgtgtctgcttgggtatgatgctacaagcttggcacatctgtatttggggagtttctcccattcttcactgcagatcttgtcaagctctgtcaggttggatggggagcgtcgctgcacagctattttcaggtctctccagagatgttcacataggttcactcaaggacattcagagacttgtcccgaagccactcctgcgatgtcttggctgcgtgcttagggtcgttgtcctgttggatctctctgtactctgctcccttcatctttccctcgatcctgactagtctcccagtccctgcagctgaaaaacatccccacagtatgattctgccaccaccatgcttcaccgtagggatgggtgccaggtttcctccagacgtgacgtttggcaatcaggccaaagaggtcaatcctgttttcattagaccagagaatcttgtttctcatggtctgagagtcatttagatgccttttggcaaactcaaagtgggctgtcttgtgccttttactgaggagtggcttctgtctagccactctaccataaaggcctgattggtggagtgctgcagagatggttgtccttctaccatctccacaaaggagctctgtcagagggaccattggattcttggtcacttccctgaccaaagcccttctcccctgattgctcagtttggcctgacggccagctctaggaagagtcttggtggttccaaaattcttccatttaagaatgatggaggccactttgtttttggggaccttcaatgctgcagaaatgttttggtacctttccccagatctgtgcctcgacacaatcctatctcggagctctatggacaattccttctacctcatggcttggtttttgctctctcatgcactgtcaactgtgggaccttatatagacaggtgtgtgcctttccaaatcatgtccaatcaattgaatttaccacaggtggactccagtcaagttgtagaatcatctgaaggatgatcaatgtaaacagaatgcacctgagctcaatttctagtgtcatagtaaagggtctgaatacttatgttttttcttttcgctttgtcattatgggaatttgtgtgtagattgatgaggatttttatttatttaatccattttagaataaggctgtaacataacatgtGGGAAgtgggacactgtggccccgccCGACAATTCccacggacagggccaaccaggcaggatataaccccacccactttgcaaaAGCACAACCCCtataccactagagggatatcaacagaataccaacttactaccctgagacaaggctgagtatagcccacgaagatctcctccgACACTAAAGCCCGACGGGGCGCAAAACCAGACAGGAAGATAATgtctga
The sequence above is a segment of the Salvelinus alpinus chromosome 1, SLU_Salpinus.1, whole genome shotgun sequence genome. Coding sequences within it:
- the LOC139583272 gene encoding lymphocyte cytosolic protein 2-like isoform X1; the protein is MSFDRVPSKSEVMGWNPHQLSDYMRKLELSGCDKVIVKCNINGQRFLNMSENDIQKFPKVHSPLISKICCEINRKEEKRPFFTKRSAAPKYHEPDTSQEVQPWGPDEFDEVSDDDYESPDADDDDGSVGDYESPTEGPEVGGEDSDNDYEPPPSEPPDEIPHKLCAATRLADDDYIDSTPHRGTATGQPPPPPQRPGPGPPLPSASRPSLVEPPPPRREQSPQRPGRLPGKMPAPFSSAPPAPLVDRRIKPTKLERTNLKESPIPARKLNTTDRPAPHLWRPQAEEWSPDPPRMPKPPLPLSARVIRSSSSVGNNRFVPDARNEVRNEVSMAKSFNSNTFPRPVLPRPPLHSDCLPPNIATTASRLQASFSHRSKIMPVPSPVQASMPPPADLEDEQDMNPQWYVGQVTRSQAEGCLRRVNKDGAFLVRDSSKRSSIQPYTLMVLYQDKVYNIQIRCEQNEFLLGTGLKGSETFPMVVHIINHYRQHPLLLIDAKNRESGQQNQCPLIYPAGLHPSF
- the LOC139583272 gene encoding lymphocyte cytosolic protein 2-like isoform X2, producing the protein MSFDRVPSKSEVMGWNPHQLSDYMRKLELSGCDKVIVKCNINGQRFLNMSENDIQKFPKVHSPLISKICCEINRKEEKRPFFTKRSAAPKYHEPDTSQEVQPWGPDEFDEVSDDDYESPDADDDDGSVGDYESPTEGPEVGGEDSDNDYEPPPSEPPDEIPHKLCAATRLADDDYIDSTPHRGTATGQPPPPPQRPGPGPPLPSASRPSLVEPPPPRREQSPQRPGRLPVPAPFSSAPPAPLVDRRIKPTKLERTNLKESPIPARKLNTTDRPAPHLWRPQAEEWSPDPPRMPKPPLPLSARVIRSSSSVGNNRFVPDARNEVRNEVSMAKSFNSNTFPRPVLPRPPLHSDCLPPNIATTASRLQASFSHRSKIMPVPSPVQASMPPPADLEDEQDMNPQWYVGQVTRSQAEGCLRRVNKDGAFLVRDSSKRSSIQPYTLMVLYQDKVYNIQIRCEQNEFLLGTGLKGSETFPMVVHIINHYRQHPLLLIDAKNRESGQQNQCPLIYPAGLHPSF